GTGGAGCTGGACTCACCCGACCTGGCCAAGGCCGTCGTCAAGAAGATGCTCGCACGCGGGATCATCCTGAACCGCACGCACGAGACGGCGATCCGCATGCTGCCGCCGTACCTGATCGGCAAGCAGCACATCGAGCGCGTCGTCGCGACATTCGATTCCATCCTGACGGAGGAAGCGAAGCACCAGAAGCAACCTGCTACGAAGAGGAGTACCACTCGTTGAAACCACAGACCATCCGTGCCGCCAATCCGAACCCCGCGCCGCTGCCCATCGAGCAGCCGGTGTGGTGCGAGGACCTGATCTCGATCGCCGACCTGGGGCCGAGCGGCGTCCGCACCGTGCTCGACCTCACGCTGCTGCTGAAGGCGCGGCCGGCGGACTTCCGCGGCGCGCTCGCCGGCAAGCAGATCGCGCTGTTCTTCGAGAAGCCGTCGCTGCGCACGCGCATGACGTTCGAGGCGGGCATCGACGCGCTCGGCGGCACGTCGTTCTTCTACGACCAGCGCGACGCGCGGCTGGGCGCGCGCGAGAAGCTCTCCGACATCGCGCACAACCTGGAGCGCTGGATCGACGGCGTGGTGCTGCGGACGTTCGCGCACGCGACCATCACGGAGATGGCGGCGAACGCGAAGATCCCGGTCATCAATGCGCTCAGCGAGCTGGAGCACCCGTGCCAGGCGCTGGCGGACTACTGCACGCTGCAGGAGAAGTTCAGCGACCTGAAGACGGTGAAGCTGGCGTACGTGGGCGACGGCAACAACGTGGCGCACTCGCTGCTGCTGGCGGCGGCGTGCACGGGCGGGAAGATCTCGGTCGCGACACCGGCGGGCTACGAGCCGCTGCCGTCGGTGGTCGACGCGGCGCGCGCGATCGCGAGCGAGACCGGCGCGGTCCTCAAGACGATGACCGACCCGGAAGCCGCGGTCGAGGGCGCCGATGCCATCTACACCGACGTGTGGGCGAGCATGGGGCAGGAGGCGGAGAGCGAGCAGCGCAAGCGCATCTTCGAGCCCTACCGCGTGGACAAGCGCCTGATGGCGGGCGCGGCGAAGCACGCCGTGTTCATGCACTGCCTGCCGGCGCATCGCGGCGACGAGGTCACCGACGCCGTGATCGATTCCTCGCGCTCGGTCGTCTTCGACCAGGCGGAGAACCGGCTGCACGCGCAGAAAGCGGTGATGCTGATCCTGTTGGGCGGAGGCGTCACGCGCTTCTCGCCGCGGAGGAACGGACATGCCTAAGGTCGTACTCGCATACTCGGGCGGACTCGACACCTCGATCATCATCCCGTGGCTGAAGGAGAACTATTCCGACGAAGTCATTGCGATGGTCGGCGACGTGGGCCAGGGCGAC
Above is a genomic segment from Terriglobales bacterium containing:
- the argF gene encoding ornithine carbamoyltransferase is translated as MKPQTIRAANPNPAPLPIEQPVWCEDLISIADLGPSGVRTVLDLTLLLKARPADFRGALAGKQIALFFEKPSLRTRMTFEAGIDALGGTSFFYDQRDARLGAREKLSDIAHNLERWIDGVVLRTFAHATITEMAANAKIPVINALSELEHPCQALADYCTLQEKFSDLKTVKLAYVGDGNNVAHSLLLAAACTGGKISVATPAGYEPLPSVVDAARAIASETGAVLKTMTDPEAAVEGADAIYTDVWASMGQEAESEQRKRIFEPYRVDKRLMAGAAKHAVFMHCLPAHRGDEVTDAVIDSSRSVVFDQAENRLHAQKAVMLILLGGGVTRFSPRRNGHA